The proteins below are encoded in one region of Dioscorea cayenensis subsp. rotundata cultivar TDr96_F1 unplaced genomic scaffold, TDr96_F1_v2_PseudoChromosome.rev07_lg8_w22 25.fasta BLBR01001032.1, whole genome shotgun sequence:
- the LOC120255494 gene encoding beta-glucosidase 22-like isoform X2 gives MASILLSLFLISLHLWLCSAQCSPPNYTRNDFPSDFAFGAGTSAYQVEGAAAEDGRSPSIWDTHTHAGKMADKSTGDIASDQYHKYKEDVKLMSDLGLEVYKFSISWSRLIPNGRGEINPKGLEYYNNLINELLGKGIQPHVTLYHLDLPQALEDEYNGWLSPRIMDDFTAYADVCFREFGDRVSHWTTMAEVNIMSLGSYDNGDFPPSRCSYPFGVTNCTAGNSSTEPYIATHNALLTHASIFHLYKTKYQFSWHFRILDPLVFGDYPKTMKKIVGSRLPVFTKSQSEYLKGSFDFIGLNHYTSLFVVDNSAEALAMPIRDYNADMLATLIVWKNETPSDKYIPSSTPYRPYGLRKLLEYFKQKYKNPPIYIQENGCGLGMEDTMNDTYRIDYLNGYIGSTLEAIRNGVNVRGYFMWSLMDVFEYLSGYQSRFGLYFVDFDDKELKRIPKLSAHWYSNFLKVKNIKKMQGVHSVALDLESK, from the exons ATGGCTTCAATACTACTTTCACTTTTTCTCATATCCTTGCATTTGTGGCTGTGCTCTGCCCAATGCTCACCTCCCAACTACACCAGGAATGACTTCCCTTCAGACTTTGCCTTTGGAGCAGGAACATCAGCTTATcag GTTGAAGGAGCAGCAGCTGAAGATGGAAGGAGCCCAAGCATTTGGGACACTCATACTCATGCAG GGAAGATGGCAGACAAGAGTACTGGAGATATTGCTTCAGATCAATACCATAAATATAAG GAAGATGTGAAGCTTATGAGTGATCTTGGATTGGAAGTGTATAAGTTCTCCATCTCCTGGTCAAGACTTATCCCAA ATGGTAGAGGTGAAATTAATCCGAAAGGACTGGAATACTATAACAATCTTATCAATGAACTTCTTGGAAAAG GAATTCAGCCACATGTTACTCTATATCATCTGGATCTTCCTCAAGCGCTGGAAGATGAATACAATGGCTGGTTGAGCCCCAGAATAAT GGATGATTTCACAGCATATGCGGATGTGTGCTTCAGAGAATTTGGAGATAGAGTATCTCATTGGACAACCATGGCTGAAGTTAACATCATGTCATTAGGATCATATGATAATGGAGATTTTCCACCTTCGAGATGTTCATATCCATTTGGAGTCACCAACTGCACTGCAGGAAATTCCAGCACTGAGCCATACATTGCCACTCACAATGCATTGCTTACTCATGcttcaatttttcatttatacaaaacaaaataccaG ttttcatgGCATTTTAGGATTTTGGATCCATTGGTGTTTGGGGACTATCCAAAGacaatgaagaaaatagtgGGATCAAGGCTACCAGTTTTCACCAAATCTCAATCAGAGTATTTGAAAGgatcatttgatttcattggttTGAATCACTATACTTCACTCTTTGTTGTTGATAATTCTGCTGAGGCCCTCGCAATGCCCATTAGAGACTACAATGCTGACATGCTTGCTACACTCATAG TGTGGAAGAATGAAACACCAAGCGACAAG TACATTCCATCATCAACTCCATATCGTCCATATGGGCTGAGAAAACTGCTGGAATATTTcaagcaaaaatacaaaaaccctCCCATTTATATTCAAGAAAATG GTTGTGGACTTGGCATGGAAGACACAATGAATGACACTTACAGGATTGATTATTTGAATGGTTACATTGGAAGCACCTTGGAAGCtatcag AAATGGAGTAAATGTAAGAGGATACTTTATGTGGTCATTGATGGATGTTTTTGAGTACTTGAGTGGATATCAATCAAGATTTGGGCtatattttgtggattttgatgataaagAACTCAAAAGAATTCCCAAATTATCAGCACACTGGTACTCAAATTTTCTAAAAGTGAAAAACATCAAGAAAATGCAGGGTGTTCATAGTGTTGCTCTTGATCTTGAGTCAAAGTGa